A genomic region of Methanothermobacter sp. CaT2 contains the following coding sequences:
- a CDS encoding cation diffusion facilitator family transporter, whose protein sequence is MDDVERMRLGRRAALAGIGGNILLTTLNFIVGVSSGSVALVAEAAHTLSDVMTSIITYIGFRIGQRPPDREHPYGHGRAEALVGLVVVLFLGIISYEIVSEAYRKLFIEVAPPDYTAALMAAAGIVANISMTLYIRRIGERINSPAIVADAQHQKVDIFSCIAIMLGVAGSNLGFRFLDPLVAVIIAVLVLKTAFDVGRENVNNILGAVPSPALMRDIETAALSVDGVKGIHDVRINYFGPYAAADIHIEVDGDLVLREAHRIAHDVEGKIIADVDMIKIVNVHVCPVGEKTRCTDW, encoded by the coding sequence GTGGATGATGTTGAGAGGATGCGCCTTGGAAGGCGTGCGGCCCTTGCGGGTATAGGTGGTAACATACTGCTAACGACCCTGAATTTCATTGTGGGGGTGTCCTCTGGTAGTGTTGCCCTTGTTGCTGAGGCCGCCCACACCCTATCCGACGTCATGACATCAATAATCACCTACATAGGATTCAGAATAGGGCAGCGACCACCCGACAGGGAGCATCCCTACGGGCATGGGCGTGCGGAGGCTCTTGTTGGGCTTGTGGTTGTTTTATTCCTTGGCATAATATCCTATGAGATAGTTTCTGAGGCATACCGTAAACTTTTCATTGAAGTGGCCCCTCCAGATTACACCGCCGCCCTTATGGCTGCTGCGGGTATAGTTGCAAACATTTCCATGACCCTGTATATAAGGAGAATCGGCGAGAGGATAAACAGCCCCGCAATAGTGGCGGATGCCCAGCACCAGAAGGTTGACATCTTCTCATGTATAGCAATAATGCTGGGGGTTGCAGGGTCCAACCTGGGTTTCAGGTTCCTCGACCCCCTGGTTGCCGTGATAATAGCAGTGCTAGTTCTGAAAACAGCCTTTGATGTTGGCCGTGAAAATGTCAACAATATACTTGGGGCTGTTCCATCACCCGCGCTCATGAGGGACATTGAGACAGCAGCCCTCTCTGTTGATGGGGTTAAGGGCATACATGATGTCCGTATAAATTACTTTGGACCCTATGCTGCAGCTGACATCCACATCGAGGTTGATGGGGACCTGGTACTCCGTGAGGCCCACAGAATAGCACATGATGTTGAGGGAAAAATCATAGCGGACGTTGATATGATAAAAATTGTCAATGTCCATGTATGTCCTGTGGGTGAGAAAACAAGGTGCACCGACTGGTGA
- the gntC gene encoding guanitoxin biosynthesis PLP-dependent (S)-gamma-hydroxy-L-arginine cyclodehydratase GntC, giving the protein MTEFASRIRDIRLSEIRKMFEVAVEDTINLGIGEPDFNVPEHVREALKEAVDEGMTHYTSNMGMYELREAISEKLRTENRVHVEPESIIITVGASEAIFMCTQALLDRGDQALIPDPGFLSYDACVKLAEAISVPVPLSMEDGFSMTPERVESLITDDTRVIIMNSPSNPTGSVMGKDDIKGVAEIAEDRDLIIISDEIYEKIIYDGKHYSPACFTDNAIVINGFSKTYAMTGLRIGYVAGREDIIEELLKVHQYNTACAPSVSQVAALAALRGPQDCVKEMVDEFKRRRDLMFRSLTEMGLECILPGGAFYMFPHVGDSRGFTERALDAGVAVVPGSAFGEAGSDYVRMSYATSYELIQEAMERLKPVCGV; this is encoded by the coding sequence ATGACAGAATTTGCTTCAAGAATAAGGGACATAAGGCTCTCAGAGATAAGGAAAATGTTTGAAGTGGCAGTTGAGGACACAATAAACCTCGGGATAGGTGAACCTGATTTCAATGTACCTGAACATGTGCGGGAAGCCCTCAAGGAAGCTGTGGACGAGGGAATGACACACTACACCTCAAACATGGGCATGTATGAACTCAGGGAGGCCATCTCAGAGAAACTCAGAACAGAGAATAGAGTGCATGTTGAACCTGAATCAATAATAATAACCGTTGGTGCCAGTGAAGCTATATTCATGTGCACACAGGCCCTTCTTGATAGGGGGGACCAGGCACTGATACCTGACCCTGGTTTCCTATCATACGATGCCTGTGTGAAGCTGGCAGAGGCCATAAGTGTCCCTGTGCCCCTGAGTATGGAGGACGGATTCTCCATGACCCCTGAAAGGGTTGAATCACTGATCACAGACGATACAAGGGTCATAATAATGAATTCACCATCCAATCCAACAGGTAGCGTCATGGGTAAGGATGACATTAAGGGGGTCGCTGAAATAGCAGAGGACAGGGATCTAATCATAATCTCCGATGAAATCTATGAAAAGATCATCTATGATGGAAAACATTACAGCCCCGCCTGTTTCACAGATAATGCCATTGTGATAAATGGTTTCTCAAAGACCTATGCCATGACAGGACTCAGGATAGGTTACGTTGCCGGCCGTGAGGATATAATTGAGGAGCTTCTCAAGGTTCACCAGTACAATACCGCCTGCGCACCATCTGTGTCGCAGGTTGCTGCCCTTGCAGCCCTCAGGGGCCCCCAGGACTGTGTGAAGGAGATGGTGGATGAGTTCAAAAGAAGGCGCGACCTCATGTTCAGGTCCCTCACTGAGATGGGGCTCGAGTGTATTCTTCCAGGCGGTGCATTCTACATGTTCCCCCACGTGGGTGACTCCAGGGGTTTTACAGAAAGGGCTCTGGATGCCGGTGTTGCAGTTGTCCCTGGATCTGCATTTGGAGAGGCTGGTTCAGATTATGTTAGAATGTCCTATGCCACATCCTATGAGCTTATCCAGGAGGCCATGGAACGTCTTAAACCCGTGTGTGGTGTTTAA